DNA from Prevotella sp. oral taxon 299 str. F0039:
TTTAAAACGATGAAAAGGACTAAAACTAGGGTAAAATGCTTGTTGCTGATCTTGAATGAGTTTTGTTTGGCTATCCAACCCATGCACAAGAAGGGCATAAAAATGAGGGCTTGCACGGCACTCCAATAGTTGTTGTTGGGCTCTGGGTATAGCGTTGCAAGAATGAAGCATGCCAACGACACGATGAAAACGGCTATTTTATTGTCTTTAAACAGCTGAACTAAACCCACGAAGAGCAGTTCTACCACCACAAGGGCGCAGATGAACCAAGACGATTGACCGCTAACTATGTTGAAAAGCGATTCTGAAATGCTTACATCTTGCTGATGAATAAAGGCTTTTGGAAAGGTGAAAAGGGTGCTAAAAAAGAGATAGGGCACCACTAGAGTTCTGAAAATACTTTTTATTTTCTTGCTTACTATAAGGTGGTTGTGCGTTGGAAACAAATAACCTGAAATGAAAACAAAGGCACAAAGCACGTTGGCTACATACCAATTATAAGGCAAAAGGGGGTTGAGAAGGGTGAAATAGCTGTCGGAATGGTCGTAGATGATGAGCAACATACATAGTCCTCGTGCCACATCTAACCACTCGATTCGTGGACTTAAACCCGCTTTTGCATTGTTTTGAATGAGGTGTTGCTCGGTAGTGGTGCTTTGAGAAGGTTTCATCTCTGTTGTTTGGTTAGGACACTTAGCTTGTTTTCTCTTAATAAAAATAGGGTGTAAGGGTGCAAAAGGAAGTGTTGCACCTCGATAAAAGCTTTATCTTATGATGGCAATCTTGGTTACAACGCTCGATTCTCCCTCTGCTGTTGCCGATAAAACAATATACATTCCGCCTGCAACACGTTGCCCGTTTTGGTCGTTTCCGTCCCAAGTAAAGGTGCCACCATTGCTTCTTCCTTCTGCAATCAATGCACCATTGGTGGTGACTATCTTTACATGTGAATCGAAAGCAAGTCCTTTTATGGTAATTAAACCTGTGTAATCGGGTAGCACAGGGTTAGGATAAACTAGCACATCGCTATCGCTTGAGGTGCTTGGAGCATCGGTAGCATCGGTGACATAAGAGCAAAGTCCTTCAGTAGTACCGAAGAATACTTCACCTGTGTTGTTGTTAATGACCATCGATTCGATGGTGTTAGAGAGCAAAGGACTATTTTCTGCAGTGAAATGCTTTAGCTCTTGTAGGTTATCGGCACTGATAAGATAAACACCATTGCCATTAGTTCCAAACCATTTTCTATTGGCTCCGTCTACAACAATACAAGTAATGTCTACCCCACTCAATAAGTAATCGGCAAAGTTGGTGCCGTCGTTGCGGGGAACTTTTATCTGATTAAAGTTCTCGCTACCACTTCTTATCTGCGAAGGGGTGAGCATAACAGGGCCATTTCCTGTGCCAATCCACATGTTTTGCTGTTTGTCTTCAGCCACACAATGCACTCGTCCTTCGCCTAAAGCCACTCCATCTTGATTGTAAAAGGTAGAGTAGAGCTTCAATTGGTTGGTTTTTGGGTTGAAATAAGCTAAGCTCTTGTTGTCCCAGTGGTCGTTAACAAACCAAAGAAGGTTGCGTGAGTCCCAAGTGAGGTTGGTGAGAACACGGAACGAATAGCCGTTAGCAAAAAGCGCATCTTGATGCAAATCGTCCCAAGAACCATCGCTGTTGAGGCGAAGTAGCGATGTGCCATCGGGGTTATTGCTATTGAGTACGTATAAATTTCCTTGTGAATCGAACGAGATACTCAATGTAATAACGTAGTTGGGCTTATTGGATTTGAAAGCTTTGAGCGGACTATTGGTATAGGTATAGTGCTTAATAAACTTACCATCTCTAAACTCGTATAAACCAGTTCGACCTGATGCAAACACATGTTGTGCGTCTTTAGGGTCTACAGCCACTGATGTTATAGACACATAAGGTATATTTGATGTCTTAGTTGTTAAGTCATCTTCATAAAAAGTCCATTTTTGTCCA
Protein-coding regions in this window:
- a CDS encoding acyltransferase family protein — its product is MKPSQSTTTEQHLIQNNAKAGLSPRIEWLDVARGLCMLLIIYDHSDSYFTLLNPLLPYNWYVANVLCAFVFISGYLFPTHNHLIVSKKIKSIFRTLVVPYLFFSTLFTFPKAFIHQQDVSISESLFNIVSGQSSWFICALVVVELLFVGLVQLFKDNKIAVFIVSLACFILATLYPEPNNNYWSAVQALIFMPFLCMGWIAKQNSFKISNKHFTLVLVLFIVLKVVGTQIHFNEVIAPLLINQPLLFMVDMLVGIVLLIFIAQKINRNTFIEHVGKHSLICYFLCGGVPLLFTKLFEKIGLGFNNAPYLLPLIFLFSTFIIVVAATLIQKYLGFLWSSKRKQ
- a CDS encoding two-component regulator propeller domain-containing protein, whose amino-acid sequence is MKKILACSILLLTSLIAFCAPVGTWKNYLAYHNTTEIEHVGEIYYVLASSSLYSYNTKDGSIYTYDKTNGLSDTGIKAIQWNKSSRKLVIVYKNNNIDLLSENGKIENLPDYYLKAMTEDKTIHSIYNNGVFAYLSTAFGILKINTKNAEFSDTYFLNESVEYAYIAKNQLYAAIPTRGLMACSLASNPQDKSNWSVVGAYVALNKQLNASDLAVINKVKPKGAQYNSFAFITLKGNTLYTVPGGFSSIIDASTPGAVQVYDGQKWTFYEDDLTTKTSNIPYVSITSVAVDPKDAQHVFASGRTGLYEFRDGKFIKHYTYTNSPLKAFKSNKPNYVITLSISFDSQGNLYVLNSNNPDGTSLLRLNSDGSWDDLHQDALFANGYSFRVLTNLTWDSRNLLWFVNDHWDNKSLAYFNPKTNQLKLYSTFYNQDGVALGEGRVHCVAEDKQQNMWIGTGNGPVMLTPSQIRSGSENFNQIKVPRNDGTNFADYLLSGVDITCIVVDGANRKWFGTNGNGVYLISADNLQELKHFTAENSPLLSNTIESMVINNNTGEVFFGTTEGLCSYVTDATDAPSTSSDSDVLVYPNPVLPDYTGLITIKGLAFDSHVKIVTTNGALIAEGRSNGGTFTWDGNDQNGQRVAGGMYIVLSATAEGESSVVTKIAIIR